Proteins encoded in a region of the Zea mays cultivar B73 chromosome 2, Zm-B73-REFERENCE-NAM-5.0, whole genome shotgun sequence genome:
- the LOC100383488 gene encoding Aspartyl protease 37 precursor, with the protein MELLVLLLLFLALPVLPARCGSVTPRRSLHLELARVDAAAAANLTDQELIRRAVQRSLDRPGIVARSGGGAADEAGKAVASEAPLVPGGGEYLVKLGTGTPQHFFSAAIDTASDLVWMQCQPCVSCYRQLDPVFNPKLSSSYAVVPCTSDTCAQLDGHRCHEDDDGACQYTYKYSGHGVTKGTLAIDKLAIGGDVFHAVVFGCSDSSVGGPAAQASGLVGLGRGPLSLVSQLSVHRFMYCLPPPMSRTSGKLVLGAGADAVRNMSDRVTVTMSSSTRYPSYYYLNLDGLAVGDQTPGTTRNATSPPSGGAGGGGGGGGGGIVGAGGANAYGMIVDVASTISFLETSLYDELADDLEEEIRLPRATPSLRLGLDLCFILPEGVGMDRVYVPTVSLSFDGRWLELDRDRLFVTDGRMMCLMIGRTSGVSILGNFQLQNMRVLFNLRRGKITFAKASCDSLP; encoded by the exons ATGGAGCTGCTTGTGCTACTCCTGCTCTTCCTCGCCCTCCCAGTCCTCCCGGCGCGCTGCGGCTCGGTGACTCCGCGGCGGTCGCTCCACCTCGAGCTGGCGCGCGTGGACGCCGCGGCGGCCGCCAACCTCACGGACCAGGAGCTCATCCGGCGCGCCGTGCAGCGCAGCCTCGACCGACCGGGGATCGTGGCGCGCTCTGGCGGCGGAGCCGCGGACGAGGCGGGCAAGGCCGTCGCGAGCGAGGCCCCGCTGGTGCCCGGGGGCGGCGAGTACCTGGTCAAGCTCGGCACCGGCACGCCGCAGCACTTCTTCTCGGCGGCCATCGACACGGCCAGCGACCTCGTCTGGATGCAGTGCCAGCCCTGCGTCAGCTGCTACCGCCAGCTCGACCCGGTCTTCAACCCCAAGCTCTCCTCCTCCTACGCCGTCGTGCCATGCACCAGCGACACCTGCGCCCAGCTGGACGGCCACAG ATGCCACGAGGACGACGATGGAGCGTGCCAGTACACCTACAAGTACAGCGGGCACGGGGTGACGAAGGGCACCCTGGCCATAGACAAGCTGGCCATCGGAGGCGACGTTTTCCACGCCGTGGTCTTCGGCTGCAGCGACTCCAGCGTCGGGGGCCCTGCCGCGCAGGCGTCGGGGCTGGTCGGCCTCGGCCGCGGGCCGCTCTCGCTGGTATCCCAGCTCTCGGTCCATCGGTTCATGTACTGCCTGCCGCCGCCCATGTCTAGGACCTCGGGAAAGCTCGTGCTCGGCGCGGGCGCGGACGCCGTCCGGAACATGTCGGACCGGGTCACCGTCACCATGTCGTCCAGCACGCGGTACCCGTCCTACTACTACCTCAACCTCGACGGGCTGGCCGTGGGCGACCAGACCCCCGGCACCACCAGGAACGCAACGTCGCCGCCCTCGGGTGgtgctggtggtggaggaggaggaggaggaggcggcatCGTCGGCGCTGGCGGTGCCAACGCGTACGGGATGATCGTGGACGTCGCGTCGACGATCTCGTTCCTGGAGACGTCGCTGTACGACGAGCTGGCGGACGACCTGGAGGAGGAGATAAGGCTGCCCCGCGCCACCCCGTCGCTCCGCCTGGGGCTGGACCTCTGCTTCATCCTGCCGGAAGGCGTGGGGATGGACCGGGTGTACGTGCCGACGGTGTCGCTGTCGTTCGACGGGCGGTGGCTGGAGCTCGACCGGGACCGGCTGTTCGTCACGGACGGCAGGATGATGTGCCTGATGATCGGCAGGACGAGCGGGGTGTCCATCCTTGGAAACTTCCAGCTGCAGAACATGCGCGTCCTCTTTAACCTGCGCCGGGGCAAGATCACCTTCGCCAAGGCCAGCTGCGACTCCTTGCCATAG